A section of the Phaseolus vulgaris cultivar G19833 chromosome 8, P. vulgaris v2.0, whole genome shotgun sequence genome encodes:
- the LOC137824723 gene encoding uncharacterized protein → MGRSIVVNNLKDVKSYQKKGPLHRFWHSTLLRRRRNNRGKRTQPPPPPPRRCKTKGLAELGVSNSLPRRSARLSSRLSQAGNTSPCKQGTTSVSISDGDIANCNVRWRDSEMLVEPYKLWEVSRQAGITCCGDEQKYVLRREVSDHCALVVKSMEKDWGPKPFRTIDAWYLERGFNRMVKDKWQSYSVHGNELIKLKEKLKLLKFDLKSWNKEVFGNRDIAKRKILQEIEALDCIDCEGGLVESKRWKMMELASRLKENDIKLESLICQKARANWFKFGDSALGSFAHM, encoded by the exons ATGGGCAGGAGTATTGTCGTAAACAACTTGAAGGATGTGAAATCTTATCAGAAGAAGGGCCCCTTGCACAGGTTTTGGCATTCCACTCTACTCAGAAGACGAAGGAACAACCGGGGAAAGCGTACCCAACCCCCACCCCCCCCCCCACGTCGCTGTAAAACCAAAGGTCTAGCGGAGCTGGGAGTATCCAATTCACTACCGAGGAGATCAGCAAGATTAAGTTCACGACTGTCACAGGCTGGAAATACCTCTCCCTGTAAACAAGGTACGACGTCAGTCTCAATATCAGATGGGGATATTGCTAATTGTAATGTGCGGTGGAGGGATTCTGAAATGCTAGTGGAACCGTATAAGCTATGGGAGGTCAGTAGACAAGCAGGGATTACATGCTGTGGGGATGAGCAGAAG TATGTTTTAAGGAGGGAAGTGTCAGACCATTGTGCGCTTGTGGTAAAGTCGATGGAGAAGGACTGGGGTCCCAAACCCTTCAGAACCATTGATGCTTGGTACTTGGAAAGGGGCTTTAACAGGATGGTAAAGGATAAATGGCAGTCCTACTCAGTCCATGGGAACGAGTTAATAAAGCTGAAAGAAAAGTTGAAACTTCTTAAGTTTGATCTCAAATCATGGAATAAGGAAGTGTTTGGTAACCGTGATATTGCCAAGAGGAAGATTTTGCAGGAAATAGAGGCTCTTGACTGCATAGATTGTGAAGGGGGCTTAGTGGAATCTAAGAGGTGGAAAATGATGGAGCTGGCAAGTCGTCTAAAGGAGAATGATATCAAACTTGAGTCCCTTATCTGTCAAAAGGCTAGAGCAAACTGGTTCAAGTTTGGGGACTCGGCACTAGGTTCTTTCGCTCATATGTGA
- the LOC137824724 gene encoding uncharacterized protein translates to MLVSDFSEEEVRATIWGCDSSKSPGPDGFNFGFIKSCWDILKKDVMSTVKDFAGFGCWPRGSNALFLRLIPKVENPQQLGEFRPISLVGCLYNIISKALSLHLKKVIGKIIDIRQSAFIEGRGLLDSVLITNEVLEDYKRKRKRCIFFKVDYEKAYDSVKWDFIYYMLRRLGFYDRWIQWIKGCLESASVSVLVNRSPTREFFPRKGLRQGDPLAPFLFLIVVEGLAGVTRVAKEKKLIDSLEVGKDKVKVNMLQYADDTLFFCEANTKSVLNIKAILQCFELSSGLRVNFAKSRIGGTGMDQVTLQHFAAILNCDTMVSPFIYLGMPVGGSHKHGAFWNGVIEKVQARLSRWKGRRKLVKLQRDFLWGWGADGRKIAWASWNLACKPRDFRGIGIIDSKLFNLALLGKWIWRLGSVEVGLWKEVLFSKYGRWRSLGEEGKDRCCSLWWKDLKEVWSLGGWGRSFEDSFEWKVGDGKNIYFWKYSWLKGEALKNVYPRLFSISSNKDAKLLEFGSWSNGRWVWQLAWRRSFFEWENSMADQLSQLLLGAGVVPGEVDKWIWKGGGLQSFTVSSAYNLVRKDNEADSSPIFSKLWRCKTVPSAVLMAWRVLENKLATRVNLSRRGVQLESLRLNLPSETGLIVWNTIWVGVVSEIWSHRNRIIFKRGVADASEVFACVQVKVWSWVSTNSRLVSFSFSDWCLEPMECMRHCQQDGLLLLPVMSGFQTFSGAPDAEQICSGLLAFKPSLVGVVKPKLGWERVLDDASKASYSPRSTHAAMKVS, encoded by the exons ATGTTAGTCAGTGATTTTTCTGAAGAAGAGGTTAGAGCAACGATCTGGGGGTGTGATAGTTCAAAAAGTCCAGGCCCCGACGGGTTTAACTTTGGTTTTATAAAATCTTGTTGGGACATTTTGAAGAAGGATGTGATGTCGACAGTAAAAGATTTTGCTGGTTTTGGATGTTGGCCAAGAGGATCAAATGCGTTGTTTCTCCGTTTGATACCAAAAGTTGAAAATCCTCAACAGCTGGGGGAGTTTAGACCTATTTCTTTAGTAGGTTGCTTGTACAATATCATCTCTAAGGCGCTTTCCTTGCATTTGAAAAAGGTGATtggaaaaattattgatataagaCAGTCGGCTTTTATTGAAGGAAGAGGTTTATTGGATAGTGTGCTCATTACAAATGAGGTTCTAGAGGATtacaagagaaagagaaagcgATGTATCTTTTTTAAAGTCGACTATGAGAAGGCTTATGATTCGGTGAAATGGGACTTTATATATTACATGCTAAGGAGGTTGGGTTTCTACGACCGTTGGATTCAGTGGATAAAGGGATGCTTGGAGTCAGCTTCAGTGTCTGTCCTGGTTAACAGGAGTCCAACTAGGGAGTTCTTTCCTAGAAAGGGTCTTCGTCAGGGCGACCCGCTTgctccttttctctttctcattgTGGTGGAAGGGTTAGCTGGGGTGACAAGGGTGgcaaaagaaaagaagttgATTGACAGTTTGGAGGTTGGAAAGGATAAAGTAAAGGTTAATATGTTACAATATGCGGACGACACCTTGTTCTTCTGTGAAGCAAATACCAAGAGTGTATTAAATATCAAGGCGATTCTGCAGTGTTTCGAGCTCTCTTCTGGGTTAAGGGTTAATTTTGCGAAGAGTAGGATCGGCGGGACGGGGATGGACCAGGTCACACTTCAGCATTTCGCAGCGATTCTTAACTGCGATACGATGGTATCTCCTTTCATTTACTTGGGTATGCCAGTTGGAGGGAGTCATAAGCACGGTGCTTTTTGGAACGGGGTGATCGAGAAAGTGCAGGCTAGATTAAGCAGGTGGAAGGGAAGAA GGAAGTTGGTCAAGTTACAAAGGGATTTTCTCTGGGGATGGGGTGCAGACGGAAGGAAGATTGCTTGGGCTTCCTGGAACTTGGCTTGTAAGCCTCGTGATTTCAGGGGGATAGGAATCATAGATTCAAAGTTGTTCAACTTGGCTTTGCTGGGGAAGTGGATTTGGAGGTTGGGTTCGGTTGAGGTCGGTCTTTGGAAGGAAGTTCTATTTTCTAAGTACGGTCGGTGGAGATCTCTGGGAGAGGAGGGTAAAGATAGGTGTTGctctctttggtggaaagatttgaaggaAGTTTGGTCTTTGGGGGGTTGGGGGAGAAGTTTCGAAGACAGTTTTGAGTGGAAAGTAGGTGATGGGAAGAATATTTATTTCTGGAAGTATAGTTGGTTGAAGGGTGAGGCGTTGAAAAATGTATATCCAAGACTGTTCTCTATTAGCTCTAACAAAGACGCAAAACTGTTGGAGTTCGGGTCTTGGTCTAATGGAAGATGGGTTTGGCAACtagcttggagaaggtctttcttcgaatgGGAGAATTCGATGGCAGATCAATTGAGTCAGCTTCTGCTTGGGGCTGGGGTTGTCCCAGGAGAGGTTGATAAATGGATTTGGAAGGGTGGGGGTCTCCAATCTTTTACAGTTAGTTCTGCTTACAACCTTGTCAGGAAGGATAATGAGGCGGATTCTTCACCGATTTTTAGTAAGTTATGGAGGTGCAAGACAGTTCCTTCTGCAGTGCTTatggcttggagggtgttggaaaatAAGCTTGCAACTAGGGTAAATCTTAGTAGAAGAGGGGTGCAGTTAGAAAGCTTGAG GTTGAATCTACCTTCTGAGACGGGTCTTATTGTTTGGAACACAATCTGGGTAGGGGTGGTTAGTGAAATTTGGAGTCACAGGAATCGTATAATTTTCAAAAGAGGAGTGGCTGATGCGTCTGAAGTCTTTGCGTGTGTACAAGTAAAGGTTTGGTCCTGGGTCTCTACAAATTCCCGGTTAGTTTCATTCTCCTTTTCagattggtgtttggaaccaATGGAGTGTATGAG GCACTGTCAACAAGATGGTTTGCTGTTGCTGCCAGTTATGAGTGGGTTTCAAACCTTTTCTGGTGCACCGGATGCAGAGCAGATTTGTAGCGGTCTGCTAGCCTTTAAACCGAGCCTGGTTGGTGTTGTGAAGCCAAAGCTGGGCTGGGAAAGAGTTCTGGATGATGCCTCCAAAGCGAGCTACTCTCCAAGGTCAACTCATGCTGCTATGAAGGTATCCTGA